In one window of Plasmodium cynomolgi strain B DNA, chromosome 13, whole genome shotgun sequence DNA:
- a CDS encoding choline kinase (putative), with protein sequence MESISRTYENIKNDKNNLSNVENAKNGNLKAAPNGTICCPEDLKMYSTIQLNQEIEISKNPFPLQEVNKKNDIPLCAQEFSDLTDPLYIKKICLEKIPEWHHFTEDNLRVKQILSGLTNQLFEVGLKEETANNYHSIRTRVLFRIYGKHVDELYNTISEFEVYKTMSKYKIAPQLLNTFNGGRIEEWLYGDPLRIDDLKNPTILIGIANVLGKFHTLSRKRHLPEHWDRTPCIFKMMEKWKNQLFKYKNIEKYNCDIHKYIKESDKFIKFMSVYSKSDNLANSIVFCHNDLQENNIINTNKCLRLIDFEYSGFNFLATDIANFFIETSIDYSKKYISYDNRKLFITAYLSNYLDKSHVAPTPKLIDQILEAVEVQALGAHLLWGFWSIIRGYQTKSYNEFDFFLYAKERLKMYDDQKEYLISNNIIKDYD encoded by the exons atggaaagtatCAGCAGgacatatgaaaatattaaaaatgataaaaataatttatcaaatgttgaaaacgcgaaaaatggaaatttgAAAGCGGCCCCCAATGGAACCATCTGTTGTCCTGAAgacttaaaaatgtatagcACTATTCAGCTAAATCAGGAAATAGAAATATCCAAAAATCCATTTCCTTTACAAgaagttaataaaaaaaacgacatacCATTGTGTGCCCAAGAATTTTCGGACCTAACGGATCcgttatatattaaaaagatATGCCTGGAGAAAATACCAGAGTGGCACCATTTTACCGAAGATAATTTAAGGGTTAAGCAGATACTAAGTGGACTAACCAACCAGTTATTTGAGGTGGGactaaaagaagaaacagcaAACAATTATCATTCCATAAGGACACGTGTTTTATTTAGGATTTATGGAAAACACGTTGACGAGTTGTACAATACAATCTCCGAATTTGAAGTGTACAAAACTATGagcaaatataaaatagcTCCCCAGTTGCTAAACACATTTAATGGGGGACGCATAGAGGAATGGCTTTATGGGGATCCTCTCCGAAttgatgatttaaaaaaccCAACCATATTAATTGGTATTGCAAATGTGTTGGGTAAATTTCATACCCTCAGTCGGAAACGCCATTTACCTGAACACTGGGATAGAACACCGTGTATCTTTAAAatgatggaaaaatggaaaaatcaGCTcttcaaatataaaaatatagaaaagtACAATTGTGATATTCATAAGTATATCAAAGAATCTGATAagtttattaaatttatgagTGTGTACTCCAAGTCAGACAATTTAGCGAATTCCATCGTTTTTTGCCATAATGACCTACAAGAAAACAACATTATTAACACCAATAAGTGTTTACGCCTAATTGATTTTGAATACTCAGGCTTTAATTTTCTCGCAACAGATATAGCCAACTTTTTCATCGAAACATCCATAGATTATTCT aaaaaatacatttcctATGATAACAGGAAATTGTTTATCACTGCATATTTATCAAATTATCTGGACAAATCTCATGTCGCACCAACCCCCAAATTAATTGATCAAATATTAGAGGCAGTGGAGGTTCAAGCGTTGGGTGCTCATTTGTTATGGGGATTCTGGTCCATCATTAGAGGGTATCAAACCAAAAGTTACAAcgaatttgatttttttctatacgCAAAAGAGAGGCTTAAAATGTATGATGACCAGAAGGAGTATTTAATTTCAAACAACATTATTAAAGATTACGATTAA